Sequence from the Miscanthus floridulus cultivar M001 chromosome 16, ASM1932011v1, whole genome shotgun sequence genome:
AGACAGGCAGGTGCTTGATCGAAATGGTGGTGCCGAGCGGTGGCGCGGGAGGAAGGgtggaaggcggcggcggcggcggtgtatcGGCGGCGGGGTCGGGTTCCGGCGGGAGGGTGAAGGGGTCGTGGACGCCGGAGGAGGACGACCTGCTGCTGCGCGCCGTGACGCGGCACGGGCCGAGGAACTGGACCGTCATCAGCGCCGAGATCCCCGGGCGGTCCGGCAAGTCGTGCCGCCTGCGGTGGTGCAACCAGCTCAGCCCCGGCGTGGAGCGCCGCGCCTTCACGCACGAGGAGGACGCCGTGATCGTCGCGGCGCACGCGCAGTACGGCAACAAGTGGGCCACCATCGCGCGGATGCTCCACGGCCGCACCGACAACTCCGTCAAGAACCACTGGAACTCCACGCTGCGCCGGCAGCGCAGGGCGGCGGCCGCCAACGCCAacgccagcgccagcgccgtcGGGTGCGTCCTCCAGCTGCGGCCGCTCGCCGCTGCGGCGGTCATGGCGGCCCCCGTCCCGCTCCGCCATCTGCTGGATCtcaaggaggcggcggcggcgggggcatcCGTGCCGTTCCATCGCTTTGACCCCAAGgaggtggacgaggacgaggacatgGACGACGAGGACGGCAGCAGCGAGGACTCGGTGCTGATGCCGCCGTCCAAGAAGCGGCCTTGCGCCGGCCACCAGCATCCATCTTCTCTGGA
This genomic interval carries:
- the LOC136514285 gene encoding transcription factor MYB77-like, with product MVVPSGGAGGRVEGGGGGGVSAAGSGSGGRVKGSWTPEEDDLLLRAVTRHGPRNWTVISAEIPGRSGKSCRLRWCNQLSPGVERRAFTHEEDAVIVAAHAQYGNKWATIARMLHGRTDNSVKNHWNSTLRRQRRAAAANANASASAVGCVLQLRPLAAAAVMAAPVPLRHLLDLKEAAAAGASVPFHRFDPKEVDEDEDMDDEDGSSEDSVLMPPSKKRPCAGHQHPSSLDVKPEHAKPPPPAPAPAEPLTSLTLSLPGGGGNGVGVHDETPAPQSAAASMEEGAVNLRAKLEQDPWFVPVMRQMICEEVQRQMQGMDVSCSSLVAVPAGRRSSAGGADGGGGANGQA